TTCTCTGGACACAACAAGAGTCTCAAAGTTTGGTGCAAAACTTAAGCACCGGAATGACTTCTTCTTTCGCCCGAATGAGTTCCAACAGAAAGGACTCTCCTACCTTTACACCATGAGCCTCACAGAACTCTTTCCACCCTTTTCCAATTCGCATTATTCCGGTGTTTCTGTTGTGCTCCAAAAGATCCACCACCTGTTTCTTCACTCCATCTTTATCTAACAGAATCATCTTCCCTGGCTTGTTGATGCCATTCACCCGTGTGAAATCCAGCGGGAGCATCTGCCCAAAGATTTGTCTTTAagcaataaaaaataaaaacaacagaCACCCTTGAGGCAGAGCTGTGCATGAACTTACCAGTTTAGAGGTTTTAAGAGCTCTCGGTGTAAGAGTTACTTTCACATATGGGTCTTGACTATATGAAGAT
The Raphanus sativus cultivar WK10039 chromosome 1, ASM80110v3, whole genome shotgun sequence DNA segment above includes these coding regions:
- the LOC108863239 gene encoding B3 domain-containing protein REM12-like — its product is MVKRENSSRCRASSSYSQDPYVKVTLTPRALKTSKLMLPLDFTRVNGINKPGKMILLDKDGVKKQVVDLLEHNRNTGIMRIGKGWKEFCEAHGVKVGESFLLELIRAKEEVIPVLKFCTKL